From a region of the Vanessa atalanta chromosome 13, ilVanAtal1.2, whole genome shotgun sequence genome:
- the LOC125068359 gene encoding uncharacterized protein LOC125068359 has protein sequence MYAIPATVLACINLLTLYYKITYVKNRLTISVLYTDAVQMIYDIFQYMVDLFFVYKYGAELSCIYIKKYAYIDGLLGTDYYTSIRRRLIRIMGFYMFMWLSSSLFDYFIWANGFGFTITTVYSIAYIYILIKILTNIDLTVNVMQVECRLRALAEIVRDFCSGTESTPGITEDINKSDWFYHEESRKSCKPKFLSVTIISCLDRQEVRRLSKCYLLLTEQVTFINKMYGMRILMNSLSLLIDLVRFTNLTVLLLIGSQVTGYEHGYFNMIATLWRILTCVVVITALVEHCERVYRQRERIVCLLDHLIIDKNLDDPLLSAFNELRGLVQSRAINFHMAHFIRIEYPLLVSIASVVVTYTIILLQSS, from the exons ATGTA TGCCATACCAGCTACAGTCCTCGCTTGTATTAATCTgctaacattatattataaaataacttatgtcAAAAACCGTTTAACAATATCAGTCCTTTATACTGATGCCGTTCAAatgatttatgatattttccaatatatggtagatttattttttgtttataaatatggaGCAGAGTtgtcttgtatatatataaagaagtaCGCCTATATTGACGGCTTACTCGGTACCGATTACTATACTTCAATAAGACGGAGGCTTATCAGAATCATGGGTTTTTACATGTTCATGTGGCTCTCAAGTAGCCTCTTTGATTACTTTATTTGGGCGAATGGTTTCGGATTCACTATAACCACAGTTTATTCAATCGCATACATctacatattaataaagatactcACTAATATAGATCTAACTGTTAACGTGATGCAAGTGGAATGTAGACTACGTGCTTTAGCAGAAATAGTTAGAGATTTCTGTAGTGGTACAGAAAGTACTCCAGGCATAACCGAAGACATTAATAAGAGCGATTGGTTTTATCACGAGGAATCAAGAAAAAGTTGTAAACCAAAGTTCCTTTCAGTAACCATTATTTCGTGTCTAGATCGACAGGAAGTAAGGCGGTTGAGTAAGTGTTACCTGTTGCTAACTGAACAAGTAACATTTATCAACAAGATGTATGGAATGAGG attttaaTGAACAGTCTAAGTTTACTGATCGATTTGGTGCGATTTACTAATTTAACGGTTCTCCTTCTTATTGGATCGCag GTTACAGGCTATGAACATGGATACTTTAACATGATAGCAACACTTTGGAGAATCCTGACATGCGTTGTAGTTATAACCGCCCTCGTTGAACACTGCGAGCGTGTTTATAGACAGCGAGAAAGGATAGTCTGTTTGTTGGATCATTTAATTATCGACAAAAACCTTG ATGACCCGCTACTAAGTGCGTTCAACGAGCTTCGAGGCTTGGTGCAGTCACGTGCAATCAACTTCCATATGGCTCATTTTATACGAATTGAATATCCTCTGTTGGTGTCCATTGCTTCCGTCGTCGTCACATATACTATTATACTTTTACAAagtagttaa
- the LOC125068132 gene encoding uncharacterized protein LOC125068132, which yields MGGCRCTYRNCTVKTDGKTHMFHYPVFEKVRCHQWLVNAQRLEFLDLKVSQLKNRVVCQHHFKEENFMNYKKDKLTFDAIPTENGPFCDPSKFVDSSQEMTKSYPNLILLEDIENEVIFNDKKANFSLKYGDFLTNGEVMDSTSRYHSDNINLSKENTNIISKPKFCLKNEQEMNQQLFKPRFTTLTLPSKSVSKMQPQPMLIVPPYTDLSLDIEGGKEIIQEQGTINVFEPNPSSYKNNTRNANSLLHLNTTPSQHNNEVLVKKEPKVKILSEKKIEIRGPIPVMGKLEKVPHSITINIPNRKREENISDKKGLNNPLVKIPSDKLKILEVLDVEFNGVPKTDVATEVPKPKTIETDVNYVPTSQPLPKTPQIKNKITSERSAAIEKKRKFNMRMKDILETCLDKLDDSIKVNDKNPPPVKASSKSLINQPQPKGTDQQVGTHLAKEQTLPNAQEYTIAYLDARMKSMERALLNKIEQNSQRILELKDSFGNIKTCKEPNDKKNVSVQTSINEDCYKKFLYQEMSQYLSPDSNSLIYEELFINKYSVVDTSPQRKRRRKYI from the exons ATGGGTGGTTGCCGATGTACGTATCGTAATTGTACAGTGAAAACGGATGGAAAGACACATATGTTTCATTATCCAGTGTTTGAGAAAGTAAGATGCCACCAGTGGCTTGTGAATGCTCAACGACTTGAGTTTCTTGATCTTAAAGTTtcccaattaaaaaatagagtGGTCTGTCAACATCACTTTAAGGAGGAAAACTTTATGAACTATAAG aaagaCAAGCTGACATTTGATGCTATACCTACAGAAAATGGACCCTTTTGTGATCCCAGTAAATTTGTGGATTCATCTCAGGAGATGACTAAGTCATATCCTAATCTTATACTGTTGGAAGATATTGAAaatgaagttatttttaatgataagaaAGCAAATTTTTCCCTAAAATATGGAGATTTTCTCACAAATGGAGAAGTGATGGATTCCACATCAAGATATCATTCGGATAATATAAATCTCTCGAAAGAGAACactaatataatttctaaacctaaattttgtttaaaaaatgaacAAGAAATGAATCAACAATTATTCAAACCACGCTTTACTACATTGACATTGCCTTCAAAGAGTGTTAGTAAAATGCAGCCACAACCTATGCTAATAGTTCCTCCATACACTGATTTGAGCCTCGATATTGAAGGAGGCAAAGAAATTATCCAGGAGCAAGgtactataaatgtttttgagCCAAACCCTTCtagttacaaaaataacacAAGAAATGCCAATAGCTTACTACACTTAAACACTACTCCATCACAACATAATAATGaagttttagtaaaaaaagAACCTAAAGTTAAGATTTTGTctgaaaagaaaattgaaattcGAGGGCCTATTCCAGTTATGGGTAAACTAGAAAAGGTGCCGCATTCTATCACCATTAATATCCCTAACAGGAAGAGAGAAGAAAATATAAGTGATAAAAAAGGCTTAAACAATCCATTAGTCAAAATTCCATctgataaattgaaaattttagaaGTTCTAGATGTAGAGTTTAATGGAGTACCAAAAACTGATGTTGCTACCGAGGTTCCTAAACCAAAGACAATAGAAACAGATGTAAATTACGTCCCAACATCTCAACCATTACCAAAAACaccacaaattaaaaataaaattacatcagAAAGAAGTGCAGCCATTGAAAAAAAGAGAAAGTTTAATATGAGGATGAAAGATATTTTAGAAACTTGTCTAGATAAACTAGATGATTCAATAaaagttaatgataaaaatcCACCACCTGTTAAAGCATCTAGCAAGTCATTAATAAACCAACCTCAACCAAAAGGAACAGATCAACAAGTTGGTACTCATCTAGCCAAAGAGCAAACTTTACCAAATGCACAAGAATACACTATTGCATATTTAGATGCTAGAATGAAATCAATGGAAAGGGCTCTGTTAAACAAAATAGAACAAAACTCACAGagaattttagaattaaaagacTCTTTTGGAAATATAAAGACCTGTAAAGAACCCAATGACAAAAAAAACGTGAGTGTACAAACCAGTATCAATGAAGATTGCTATAAGAAGTTTCTTTATCAGGAAATGTCTCAATATTTAAGTCCAGATTCGAATAGTTTAATATATGAAGAACTCTTTATCAACAAATACTCCGTAGTCGATACAAGTCCACAAAGAAAAAGGCGAAGGAAATATATATAg